The stretch of DNA CGACCATCTCGCTCGCCGATATCCTGGACGACAGGTTCTCGTACACCTGCGTGAACCAGCTCGTCTGGAGATTCAAGGCGAACAACGATGAAAGGGTCGACTTTTGGCTCGACGACATCGAGCTCATCGGCGGCAAGAGACTGAGCATCTGGAAAAAATGATGCCGGCAAGCCAATCCGCAGGCCCGCGCGCGGTCTCTACCAATCAAGAAGGCATCTACAAAGATCTCGAGAGCGCCGTGCGCAAGTACATGCGCACGCAATACCTGCGCCCCATCGCCGACCACACGCGTGAAGCTTTCGCGCAGGCGGTCGAATTCGTCTGCAAGTTCTACGGGAACGCAGGCCGCGCATGGAACGAAGACCGTGCCGTCCACGCCCCCTACGACGTGATTCTCGATTCAGGTTGCGGCACGGGCGAAAGCACCCTGAACATCGCAAAGAAATTCCCGGGCGCCCCCGTCATCGGGATAGACAAGTCCGCGGCCCGACTGACAAAAGCCGGCGGCACGGCTTCAAGCGACGCAGGTCAGCTCCCGCCCAACGCATTCCTCGTGCGCGCCGAACTGCTCGACTTCTGGAGGCTCGCCCTCGAAGAAGTTCGCACGGGCCGCTGGCACATTCCCTACCACGCGCTCTACTATCCCAACCCCTGGCCCAAACAGAGCGAGGCCACGCGAAGGTTCCACCTGCACCCGATTTTCCAGACGCTCCTTTCGCTCGGCGATACCATCGAGTTGCGCACCAACTGGGAAATCTACGCACAGGAATTTGCGGAAGCCGTGCGGGTTGTAAGGGAGGCTCCCGGAGCCATGCCCGACCATGCCATACCGACGTGGAAGACAATCACCCGCGAGGCGTTCGAGCCGGAGCACGCGATTACCGCCTTCGAGCGCAAGTACAAAAACGCCCGCCAGCAATTGTGGCGGGTCGTCGTCAATCAAACTTAGCGGAACCTAGTTGCGGTCGCCGAGCCACCTCACGAAGGTCTTCAGGTCCTTCGTCGTATGCACGTTCACCGTCGCATCGCCAATCACGAGGAATTCCGAAAGCCCATACTTGTCGCGACCTTCGGCACCCCAGTCGTAGGTGTAGCCCAGGCGCGTCCACGGGTGTCCTCCCCTGCTCCTGTAGCTTGTCGACCAGGCCTTGTCGAACCAGTTCCTGTGCCACATGCCGATCGAATCCAGTTGCGAGTCATCGCCGTCCTCGAAGCGGCAAGCCATCTCGGAACTCGTGATATCGGGATTGTAAGCCGGCCTGATTATGTTCTTGGGGTCGACCCAGAGCGTGGAGAAGTGAGTAATCTTGTCTTCGCGCGAAAGCCCGAGCAGCTGGCGGAGCCTCAAGGGCCAGTTCCTCACATCGGACTTGTTCAGCCTGTACCAGTCCAGGAATTCGCGGTCGGAGAACACGCGCAAGCCGTTTTCGACAGTGACAGGCTTTCCGGGCTCGTAGGAATCGGGAGTGTCGTGGGCGACAACCATCAACACCTTGTCCTTTTCCGGATTCCAAGTCACCTTGTCGGAGGTAGAATCAATGATGACCAGCGGACGGATATCGTCGCACCCGCCGTCCTTCGCCGCCTCGACAGCCGCCTTGTACTGTTCGGTCAGCAGGGAATCGCGGTCCGCGAAGCTCACCTTGGAACCGTCACCGCGCAACACCTCGCAATACGGAATTTCGGAAGCCCTGACGGCGACTTCCGCCTTCTTGAATTCCTCTTCGATAAGGGCATCGTCGTGCGAGAAGAGCTTGTCGCCCTGCAAGAACGAAATCACGATCTTGCACAGGCCCTGCTCCGGGATAATCAAGCCGGATGCGCCCTTGTTCGCCGTCGACGAATCCAGGACAAACTTGTTCTCGTGCTCGCCGCAGTTGTAGCTGTAGCTGTAAAGCGTCGCCGGGCCCGGCTTGATGGGCGCAAAGAACACGTTGTCCTGTTCATCGCTCCATGTCGGCTTCACCACGAAGGTAGAATCGCCAAGTTTCATGTAATGCGGAGTCGCCTCGCTGCAATAGAAGGCCGGCTGCCGGAAAACGCCGATAACGCCCGTCTTTCCCTTGAATACATCTTCGCTCTGGAGGTAGAGCGTCTTCGCACAACCCCAAAAGGCAAGCGTAACTCCCGCAATTGCCAAAATAGCTGTTTTTTTCATCATAAACCACCCGAATCGTTTATTCAAGAATATATATAAATTTTTCGGAGCGACCAAACCGCCGACACCGCCAGAATGGCGTCTACTTGCGTACAAGTTTGGATTTCATCGTCGTTTTCATTTCGTACATACGCTTGTCCGCCGCGCGGTAGACCGAATCGGCATCCCCGTTCGTCTCGCTATGGTAGGCAATCCCGTACGCCGCCTCCAGAGGGACAGGCAGCTCTTCCTTGCAGTTCTTCTGCAGAT from Fibrobacter sp. encodes:
- a CDS encoding methyltransferase domain-containing protein, giving the protein MMPASQSAGPRAVSTNQEGIYKDLESAVRKYMRTQYLRPIADHTREAFAQAVEFVCKFYGNAGRAWNEDRAVHAPYDVILDSGCGTGESTLNIAKKFPGAPVIGIDKSAARLTKAGGTASSDAGQLPPNAFLVRAELLDFWRLALEEVRTGRWHIPYHALYYPNPWPKQSEATRRFHLHPIFQTLLSLGDTIELRTNWEIYAQEFAEAVRVVREAPGAMPDHAIPTWKTITREAFEPEHAITAFERKYKNARQQLWRVVVNQT